A stretch of DNA from Oncorhynchus nerka isolate Pitt River linkage group LG22, Oner_Uvic_2.0, whole genome shotgun sequence:
ATGTTTCACACCTTCTCAGTTATTAGACTTCCTGTTTACCACAAAACACCCAGGAACCTACTGAACTGTATACTAGAGGCACAATGTCCTCCGCTCCTCACGCTCCAATGGTTGCCTGGTTATGTACAAGGGTCAGTGTTGTAGAGCACAGtcttcagtctgtgtgtgtgtgtgtgtggtttaatGTGCTCCTATTGAGCACAGATATACTTTGGTCACTGTCGGGGCTGCGGGAGGACAAAACTAAAGTAGGAAAGTAGAGGTGTCCCATGTCCTTTTCTTGTTGTGTTACTACGACAACTCAAAGTGTCTGTAGAGATTAGATAGGTGGGATTCTCCCTTCTCCCCAACCGCTCACATAGTTAGCAGTTAGCATAGAGAGGTGGGATTCTCCCTTCTCCCCAACCACTCACGTAGTTAGCAGTTAGCATAGAGAGGTGGGATTCTCCCTTCTCCCCAACCGCTCACGTAGTTAGCAGTTAGCATAGAGAGGTGGGATTCTCCCTTCTCCCCAACCACTCACGTAGTTAGCAGTTAGCATAGAGAGGTGGGATTCTCCCTTCTCCCCAACCACTCACGTAGTTAGCAGTTAGCTTAGAGAGGTGGGATTCTCCCTTCTCCCCAACCGCTCACGTAGTTAGCAGTTAGCATAGAGAGGTGGGATTCTCCCTTCTCCCCAACCGCTCACGTAGTTAGCATTGAGAGGTGGGATTCTCCCTTCTCCCCAACCGCTCACGTAGTTAGCAGTTAGCATAGAGAGGTGGGATTCTCCCTTCTCCCCAACCGCTCACGTAGTTAGCAGTTAGCATAGAGAGGTGGGATTCTCCCTTCTCCTCAACCGCTCACGCAGTTAGCATAGAGAGGTGGGATTCTCCCTTCTCCCCAACATCTCACGTAGTTAGCAGTTAGCATAGAGAGGTGGGATTCTCCCTTCTCCCCAACATCTCACGTAGTACTTTATTTACCCACAACACCCATCATTCACCTTGTAGAGGTACTAATTCCTTTAGAGAGGACTGACTCAGAGCAACAGAAAAGCACCCTCCTCATCCCTGTACAGTACAGTCCGTTGGTCAGCAGCtggtgctctccctctccccggtGCTCTTGGACTGTAGGGCTGCTGAGCTGACTGCAATTTGGCAGCCGTTGGTGACGTGATTCATGACTTTCTGTTTGAGCTGAGCCACCTGTTCCCTCAGGACCGAGGCGGTGGAGGTCAGGTCACAGTTCTGGGTCTTCAGAACCTTCACCTTCTCCTCTAGCCTGGAGATCCGCTCCAGCTTCCTTTTACGACACTTAGACGCCGCGATCCGGTTACGTAGTTTCTTCCTCTCGGCCTTGATCCTCTCCTGGGTCTCCAGGTCgatgggagagagcgagggaggggaggaggtggggtcCCCGGGAGGGTGACGTATCTCTGGGACAGTCTGAGGGGCGTCCAACCCCCTGTTGTGAGGATGGTGGGGTCCCTGGCCTCCGGGTCCGTGGGGGCCGTGGCATGGGTAGCCGCCGGGCATCTGGCCCCCTGGGTAGGATGATGATATATGGCTGGGGTGGTTGGGGTTGTAGCTGCTGAGGTTGGTATAGATGGGCAGGTCTCCTGCAGACATGATGTTCCTCTGGTAGGGGCCTTGCatagaggaggaaggggacatgGGAGCTCCAACCAGCTGGTTCTGTTTATGAAGATCCGCCAGGGCTTTGACGAACCCATCGGCAAAACCCTCCTGTTCGTTAGTGGCGTTGTTCCGGTACATGAAGGGGTTACCTCCGTTAGGGTTGGGGACAGGAGATGTCGTCACTAGGCCCTGGTTAGACTGGATGATGAGGTGCTCGAGGTCAGGGGAGGCTAGCTTCAGAAGGTTCATATCTGACAAGCAGCCGGGCATTAACGAgctgtttgtgttgctgttaATCCCTCCCAGATTATTAGGATTGATATTGCAGTTACTCCCCGGCTGGCTTTGTGACAGTTTCAGGCCAGAGCTGCTGTGGGAACCGCCTGAGAAGTTATGTGCCACCTTCTTACTCATCATCTTGTGGCTCTGGTAACGTTGGTAATCGGCATGGTGTTGTCCGAAATTGTGAGGAACACCTAGGGACTCGTCATGGTAGAAAGGAGTTTCCATTTTAGCCGTCATTGACGCAGGGAGACAGAATCTTCATCATCTGATTATTATATAGAGGTCGAAGTGTTCCACCCTCACATTAACTGTCAAGACTAAgacttttgtttaaaaaaatattccaaTATGAAGTCTGCCACCTGTaagagtaaaaaaaataaaaataaacgttGGATATTATAATATGTAAtttgaagaaagaaaaaaaacatacagtaggctacatatgtGATATAGCTTTATATTGACATGATATGATATGCATTACTTCTATGGCTTACAGGAATACCAAACTAGTTTATCTTTAGCTCAACAGTCAGAGCAACTTGCAGCGTACCTCTCTATACAGTAACGCAGCATTTTCGATAACATTTTCCTCCTGAGTTTGTAGCCTACTTATTGAGCATTCGCTTTTATGCTGTATCAATCATAATTCATATATTATTGCTTCCCTTGGAATAGAACCTTACCAATTAATGAAAATGAAACAACTCTTTGTTACTGGGTTCATATTATTTGGGTTGATAAGCTACTATTTACAGTTGCTTAATAGTTTTATCCTGTTTTGATACGGGAGACTCCTGGATGTATAGCACACAGTTGGACATTGTCACCGTTATTATTTTATCACACAGTAGGCTACATTATAAATGACCAATTGCAAGAATAGTGTAACGTAATAATGTTGTTCAAATACATACAATAGGCGAAAGTCTCACAATGTCTCACGTCTCACAATGATGACAGGAAAGCCCGTTCAGTGCGATGACTAGTTGATTAGCCTACTAACGTTACGTTTCGAGAAATAACGTCCCCGTGAAACAATCCAGTGACTCAACTCCGGTGATTCGAGTTAATCACACCGATCAACGGTGACACAGAATACCATCCATCGTATGGTAGATGTTACCCACGCACGCTACTTGTGAGTCGGTCGAGCGTGTGTGTACAGATGATCAATTAAAAATGAATACGATATCCGTGCGTTAAAACAAAAATCTTCCAACGAATTCAGATGGAAAAATTCATATAATCCAGTTTATTCTCTGTAAACTGACATTTGACATAGGAGAAATCGGGCTTCTCTTCCTTCTGCTACTCTCGTTGCCTCTCGTTTCCTCGTCTGAGCTGCAAAGCCGCTGTCAGTTGTACTGTGGGGTTTTCTGCTTGGTCGATTACTAATACcatacgcctctctctctctctctcgttcctgaAACTACTCTGCATAGATGTCACACAGTCACTGACGCCTCCTCCCCTCTATGCCGCGCCGCTCAAatgtttctttctttttttaactGGCCATTTGAAAGCCAGTTACTATTTTAAAGTGTTTGTTAATGTACAATACAAATGTGTACATAACAGAACGTTTCCCCGAACATGTAGGCTAGTGCCCCGTGCGATAggacaacctggtctcagagcatttcgtattattctgtacataaATACTCTGAATTTAGGATGATATGATCTGTTTCATATGgcgtgtattcatttgtggattgTCCTTCATCCATTTCGTAAGATATGTTCTGAATTTACAATTTTTGTATTAtaaactacatgaccaaatgtatttggacacctgctcgtcgaaaatctcattccaaaatcatgggcaataatatggagttggtccctctttgctgctataacagcctccactctaggctttctactagatgttggaacattgctgctataacagcctccactctaggctttctactagatgttggaacattgctgctataacagcctccttctgggaaggctttccactagatgtaggaacattgctgttataacagcctccttctgggaaggctttccactagatgtaggaacattgctgttataacagcctccttctgggaaggctttccactagatgtaggaacattgctgctataacagcctccttctgggaaggctttccactagatgttggaacattgctgttataacagcctccttctgggaaggctttccactagatgttggaacattgctgttataacagcctccttctgggaaggctttccactagatgtaggaacattgctgctataacagcctccttctgggaaggctttccactagatgttggaacattgctgctttaacagcctccttctgggaaggctttccactagatgttggaacattgctgctataacagcctccactcttctgggaaggctttccactagatgttggaacattgctgttataacagcctccactcttctgggaaggctttccactagatgttggaacattgctgttataacagcctccactcttctgggaaggctttccactagatgttggaacattgctgctataacagcctccactcttctgggaaggctttccactagatgttggaacattgctgctataacagcctccactctgggaaggctttccactagatggtggaacattgctgttataacagcctccactcttctgggaaggctttccactagatgttggaacattgctgctataacagcctccactcttctgggaaggctttccactagatgttggaacattgctgctataacaacctccactcttctgggaaggctttccactagatgttggaacattgctgttataacagcctccactcttctgggaaggctttccactagatgttggaacattgctgctataacagcctccactcttctgggaaggctttccactagatgttggaacattgctgttataacagcctccactcttctgggaaggctttccactagatgttggaacattgctgctataacagcctccactctgggaaggctttccactagatgttggaacattgctgctataacagcctccttctgggaaggctttccactagatgtaggaacattgctgctgtaacaacctccttctgggaaggctttccactagatgtgggaacattgctgctataacaacctccttctgggaaggctttccactagatgtgggaacattgctgctataacaacctccttctgggaaggctttccactagatgttggaacattgctgctataacagcctccttctgggaaggctttccactagatgtgggaacattgctgctataacaacctccttctgggaaggctttccactagatgtgggaacattgctgctataacaacctccttctgggaaggctttccactagatgttggaacattgctgctataacagcctccttctgggaaggctttccactagatgttggaacattgctgctataacagcctccttctgggaaggctttccactagatgttggaacattgctgctataacagcctccactcttctgggaaggctttccactagatgttggaacattgctgttataatagcctctactcttctgggaaggctttccactagatgtgggaacattgctgctataacagcctccttctgggaaggctttctactagatgttggaacattgctgctataacagcctccttctgggaaggctttccactagatgttggaacattgctgctataacagcctccttctgggaaggctttccactagatgttggaacattgctgctataacagcctccttctgtgaaggctttccactagatgttggaacattgctgctataacagcctccttctgggaaggctttccactagatgttggaacattgctgctgtaacaccctccactcttctgggaagactttccactagatgttggaacattgctgctataacagcctccactcttctgggaaggctttccactagatgttggaacattgctgttataacagcctccactcttctgggaaggctttccactagatgttggaacattgctgctataacagcctccactcttctgggaaggctttccactagatgttggaacattgctgttataacagcctccactcttctgggaaggctttccactagatgttggaacattgctgctataacagcctccactctgggaaggctttccactagatgttggaacattgctgttataacagcctccactcttctgggaagctttccactagatgttggaacattgctgctataacagcctccactcttctgggaaggctttccactagatgttggaacattgctgctataacaacctccactcttctgggaaggctttccactagatgttggaacattgctgttataacagcctccactcttctgggaaggctttccactagatgttggaacattgctgctataacagcctccactcttctgggaaggctttccactagatgttggaacattgctgttataacagcctccactcttctgggatggctttccactagatgttggaacattgctgctataacagcctccttctgggaaggctttccactagatgtaggaacattgctgctgtaacaacctccttctgggaaggctttccactagatgtgggaag
This window harbors:
- the june gene encoding junE proto-oncogene, AP-1 transcription factor subunit — translated: MTAKMETPFYHDESLGVPHNFGQHHADYQRYQSHKMMSKKVAHNFSGGSHSSSGLKLSQSQPGSNCNINPNNLGGINSNTNSSLMPGCLSDMNLLKLASPDLEHLIIQSNQGLVTTSPVPNPNGGNPFMYRNNATNEQEGFADGFVKALADLHKQNQLVGAPMSPSSSMQGPYQRNIMSAGDLPIYTNLSSYNPNHPSHISSSYPGGQMPGGYPCHGPHGPGGQGPHHPHNRGLDAPQTVPEIRHPPGDPTSSPPSLSPIDLETQERIKAERKKLRNRIAASKCRKRKLERISRLEEKVKVLKTQNCDLTSTASVLREQVAQLKQKVMNHVTNGCQIAVSSAALQSKSTGERESTSC